Sequence from the Mesorhizobium sp. PAMC28654 genome:
CGTCAACACCATGGATCTGGAAGACACTCTTTGCGAGGTCGATGCCAACTGTGGCAAGTTCTGACATGGATGGCTCCTTTGCTCGGGACGACAACATCCCAACTATGGCGCAATGCGACGCCGGGAGCAGGAGCCATCCACACCATCAATCGAGAACGCCTTCTCAAAGCTCAAGGCGCTGTTGCGCGCCAAAGCAGAGCGAACAATCAAGGCCCTGTGGGATGCCGTCGGCTCGATCGTCGAGCTGTTCTCCCCGGCCGAGTGCGAAAACTACTTCAAGGCAGCAGGATATGACCCGGATTAAGCCGGATCTGCTCTAGCATGCCAGACGTATTTCCGTTTCCTTTGGATACGATGCGGTCCGTCCTTTATGAAGCCGCTTTGTTCGGCTGCCGCGCACGTAATTTGGGTTGAACGAGCATACCGCCAAACAGAGCCGCGTATCCGAGGAAGGCCACCACCCACAACGTCGCCGACATATGGAGAAGCACTTCTTCCGCAGGCACGAACGCGGCGCCGATGCGAAGGATGGCCGCGAGCACGATCGCGACAAAGACTGCGCATGTGCCAATGCCCGCCCGCAACTCGCGGCCTGTATGCCCAAGGGTGGCTCGGGTCATGACGGCGAGCGTCATGCATGCCACCGCACCTACGCTGAACGCGTGAATTCCCGCCGCGGAAGGAACGGACTCCGGTAGGACGACGGCAAGTCCGGCCAGCAGAAAACCGATCGGCACAAAGACGAACGCTACGTGCAGGATCAGCACCAGCGGATCGCGGAGCGTGCGATCACCAGCCCAGCGCGCAAGCCGCATGGCGTTGAGGACCGCTCCGGCGATCAGCATTGCGCCCGTTACGTTGCTTTCAGGAAAGAAGGCCCAGGCCGCCAATGCGGTCGCGGACAGTGCGATCGTTGCTGCGTCGAAATGGCTGAACGGGGACGGCAGACGTCCTTGATTTTCGCGCGCCAACCAATTCCGGGTGAAACTGGGAACAACGCGTCCCCCTATAATCATTATGAGGACGACAGCGGCCCCGAGGCCGAGCCGGCGGCTAATGTCCGAGATGCCTTGGTAGTGCGCTTCGGCATGAAACATCACGTTGGCCGCCAAAAGCACGGCAACCGGCAGCAGCACCTTCAGGTTTCGCCAGTTTCGGCCCGCGATGATTTCGGTCGCGGCGGCGGCTGCTACCGCCAGGAGAAATGCGCAGTCGACTGCGGCTCCGACGAGCCACCCGGTGTCAGCTGAAAAGAACACCGCAAGCCGCCCTGCAAGCCACAGCAGGACGAGCGCTAGCAGGGGCAGGCCTTGCACGGGCAGACGTCCGGTCCAGTTCGGGATGGCCGTCAGCAGGAATCCCGTCATGATTGCCGCGAGATAGCCAAAGAGCATCTCATGGACATGCCAATCAACGGGCAGAAAGACGCTGGAGGTTGTGAGCTTGCCGTAAAACAACGGCAGCCAGAAAAGGATGGCTGCTCCGGCATACAGGGAGCCGAGCAGGAAGAACGGCCGGAAACCGTAAGACAGAACCGCCGGATAAGCGCTTGGTCGGGTGCGAGGAATTGCCATCAAATGCATTTCAAAAAGGAGGAAGTCAGGCGGCCTAGTGTCCGCTTGCAGGACTCTGTTGATTTTCAGAATGAGATTTATACAACCTAATTGGCGAATTGAACTTTAGCCAACAGGGTCTCGAACACTTTCTTCGCCTTGCCCGACTGCTTGACACCCGCTGCCCGCGCCAGATTGACCGGCTTGCCGACCGCGATCAGCGCCACCATGCCCATGCCATAGTGAGGCGCGCACTTCACGCCGTAGAGACCTTCCTTGTCGAGCGTAACGGTGAATTGCTCACTCGGCTTGCCCTTGAAGGGCTCGGCGCCATCCGGGATCATGCCGTTGATGCTTTCAGCAACGTGGCCTTTGTCGGTCGGCACGAAGGTTTCTCGCCCTTGTTGAGCATCTGGACCTGATTGTTGGCAGCCTGCGCTGCTCCGGCCAACACCGATGCCGCGAGCGCGGCGGCGATTGCGATTGCAGTTCTCATGATCTACCTTTCTGTTCAGTTGTTCTCGACGGCGTTTAGCGCTGTCGCTTTTCTAGGCTGTATCCAGTCTGAGAACTTTGCTGCAGCGCAAACAGGGTTGGGAAATGAGGAAAAAGGCCGCGGTGTGTGCCACTTGCCGCCTGTCGGTCGTCTATGACATTGTGTGGTTCGACAGATCGGAATGCCTTTCATGGTCGCAGTAAAGTTTCGGAAGAGGCGCTACAATTGAGCCGCCTCGACCGCTCATTGATTGCCGGGCTATCTGCCTTTCAGGGCATGGCCCCAACGGATCTCGACTACATAATCGGCCAAGCCCGGTCGTTACGGATTGCCAAGGACCAACCCGTTTTCGAGCAGGAGCAGGACGCTCATTCCTTTTTCTTGCTTCTCGACGGGCATGTCCGTGTCATCAAGACGACGTCTGATGGCCAAGAGGTGACGGTGCGATATATCAGCCCCGGCGAACTGATGGGCATCGCCCACGCGATAGGCCGCACCGCCTATCCGGCAAGCGCAATCGCCGCCGCCGACTGCGTTGTGCTTGCATGGCCAGGCCACCTTTGGCCAAGATTTGCGGAAGCTTTCCCCAATTTTGGTGCCAACACCTATAAGACCGTGGGCACCCGGCTGCAGGATGCCCACACGCGCGTCATCGAGATGTCCACCGAGCAGGTGGATCAGCGCGTCGCCCATGCGCTGCTCAAACTGGTCAAGCAGACGGGCCGGAAGACCGATGAAGGAACCATGATCGACTTCCCGATCTCACGGCAGGACATTGCCGAGATGACAGGAACGACGC
This genomic interval carries:
- a CDS encoding NnrS family protein codes for the protein MAIPRTRPSAYPAVLSYGFRPFFLLGSLYAGAAILFWLPLFYGKLTTSSVFLPVDWHVHEMLFGYLAAIMTGFLLTAIPNWTGRLPVQGLPLLALVLLWLAGRLAVFFSADTGWLVGAAVDCAFLLAVAAAAATEIIAGRNWRNLKVLLPVAVLLAANVMFHAEAHYQGISDISRRLGLGAAVVLIMIIGGRVVPSFTRNWLARENQGRLPSPFSHFDAATIALSATALAAWAFFPESNVTGAMLIAGAVLNAMRLARWAGDRTLRDPLVLILHVAFVFVPIGFLLAGLAVVLPESVPSAAGIHAFSVGAVACMTLAVMTRATLGHTGRELRAGIGTCAVFVAIVLAAILRIGAAFVPAEEVLLHMSATLWVVAFLGYAALFGGMLVQPKLRARQPNKAAS
- a CDS encoding Crp/Fnr family transcriptional regulator, with the translated sequence MSRLDRSLIAGLSAFQGMAPTDLDYIIGQARSLRIAKDQPVFEQEQDAHSFFLLLDGHVRVIKTTSDGQEVTVRYISPGELMGIAHAIGRTAYPASAIAAADCVVLAWPGHLWPRFAEAFPNFGANTYKTVGTRLQDAHTRVIEMSTEQVDQRVAHALLKLVKQTGRKTDEGTMIDFPISRQDIAEMTGTTLHTVSRLLSSWEDKGLVKSGREKVTVVEPHRLLVLAEGRTGKN